The Eleginops maclovinus isolate JMC-PN-2008 ecotype Puerto Natales chromosome 6, JC_Emac_rtc_rv5, whole genome shotgun sequence DNA segment GCTTCCATTCTTTCTTTCATCGCTACTTCTCTCATCAAGAGACATGATAGAACTTGAACTTGGTTAACTGTCATCTTTAAATTTAACATCACCTATATTTAGGGCATATTAATGGGTAAGGCAAAAGTCTAAACTAAGACATAAGGTTCTTTCAGGTGAATGCATTTAAAGGGTGAGACCAGATAAACATGAAGAAACGTGTGCAGCCAAATATACATGAAGAAACAAGCTGACGATGACTAAGAACACGCATATGTTTGTGCAAAACCATAATGCTCAAGTTAAATACTGAGACGCTGGCAACATGGTTTCAAAACAGAGCTGTCAAAATACTATAATTAGTGGCTGATGAAATATTTTGAGGTGGGACGTATTGTACAACGATAATAAACACACGGCTGCCATAAATAGCATGGAGGAATGCCTGGAATCAATAAGAAATTCTGTTTCTATTTTGAACCTTTGAATAGATCCCCAACTCTGAAGCCACTCAGTGATCTTTACGCTCTCAGCAACATAATCCCTTGCAAAACAACTGAACATCTCAAATGATGTGCTGCCTCGCACGCAAAAAGCTTCGTGTTTGCatagagagacacacacaagcctTGAGCGGGAGTTATGCAAACTAAATACATGTCAGGTTGACATCTTCACACGgttatttttagacattttgtGGAATCCGCTGCAACAGTTTATATTACTGAAATGTTAAGCAgggtttaattaattaaaaagacattcaAGAAAAAGGATCAAAACCTATATGTGAAAAAATGATCTACTattaaaagttttaaataaacagatcaGTAATGTATATAACTGATAAATGTATAAAGATGAATTCTCAGCACAGTACTAACAAATAGTAACACAAGTTATTTAGGGTTATAtatgtaaaaatacacattGTTTGCTTAATGTAGAATACATCACTTTATCAACTGCCTTGAAGGTTTTGTTTCATCCTCTATTTCGATGCGTACAGTGCATTATAATTTCACCACACACTTTTGAACTGATCGACCTACAGTAACAGGACAACTCAACATGAATTACATCACATAGCACCTGGTGTTCTCAATCATTTGCAGTATTAGCCCCAGCTTTGTTCTCTACACCTGCAGTCAACTAAgaatatttatttcttcttcttgccCTTTAACATAACTGGTAAACTATGTTCCTTCAAAGACAACcacaaacagagggaacagATTATAAATCATGCGCATATGACTGTGTCTCTTTTATTAGTTAAATGCTGGTCCTAATAACCTTCCAGGCATCAAAGTACTGGTTAGCTGGAGCTTAAACAAttgtgagagaagaagagggtcAGGATCAGAATACTTGATGTTCCACATACACTCAACTGTGAGTGAGTTTTAATGCAACTGTTGTATGCGGGGAAGCATAACTGTAGTATACTGTGTGGATGTTTTTATGTTGGCAGGAGTAGGTATTTCTTTAAAGTTTATAAACTGAGCTCTGTGCCAACTAATCACTGAACTGTATCAGGGACAATCAGGGTGTTGGTCACTGATGTCTAATGTGCCTCACAATGTTCCTCATTCCAACAGATCAACAACAAGTGATCGATTTAGGCCAGATTCAGAGCTGCAGCCATAGAATACATAGCAgtcaaatacatatttgtatttgtaatgtttaaaataatttcaatgtcataagaaatatttttaatgGACATAATGCTGtttagaaaatgtcattatttcatTACAACACTAGTTATACTGTACTAATGTCATGTGAGTGAAAGTTATTTTCTGATGAGgtgtctgcagagagacaaCAAACTGTATGTATGTGCTCGTAAATCTCACAACCTTATTGACTCATGAACAATAAGAGACTCTAGTTCAAATAATGTACGGCAGTGAGACAGTGACTGAGGATTATAACACTATGTGGACAACTATTTAAactcatttataaaaataaaaaataccagTACTTGTAGCCTCTCTAAAGTAGGTTCAGCAAATGATTTTACGGTTGTTCTTTACTGTCTTGGAAATGGCTTATAAATAGTAACTAATTAATTAGCAATACGTTATTCTTCTAATACAGATTTTGGTTTGCCAACAACTCTGTAATGCAGATTTAAATGTTGGTTTctcactttttactttttttccccttccttcACCTTTAAAAAGGCACACATATTCCACTGTGGTTCCACCTGTAAAGCTGTTATTAAGTAGATCCTGATGTATAcaagaacacacagacacaccacagCCTCACAAGCTGCTACATGCAGTGACCAGAATGAATACGCAGTATTTGAGCTCCTGTCATTGTGTGGTTAGCTTACAGGAATCCATCTTTCACATGCCACCTTTCAAAAATAGTGACTTCAGCCTGGTTTTGGTGTCacagacaacagaaaaagaTCACTACCTGAGCATCAAAACAGGCACTCCAGCAAAAACATCTTGAAAAGCACATATTGCATAAACAAAAGTTAAACCACTTGTCAGAGTAACAACATGTCAACATTGGTTTCCAGGTGATGTATGAGGTTATTGTTTGTTCCTTTTGTCTATCTGGTGAACACAACCAATGAAACCAGTGGTTTGGCCTGACAATTTGCAGTACGTAAGACCATCAATTATAGCAATATGGGTTGTTGAGTTCAACATGACTGCCTGATGAATCTGAGGGAGTGAGTAAAAGGAGAACATATCCACGCCAAGGAGCAGCACTATATTATTTTGGTTATTAAAAGCATTCCTTGGGGTTCATATTATGTGTCTTTTCACCTGTCACTTTGCACCGTCTCTTTGGAACTATATCCCAAGAGAAACACTGGTGTTACATCCAGAATCCAAAAAAGAAATTAACCTCAATCAATTCCCAGGTAAATCCACTATCTTACAACTGTTTGGCAATAAGGACAAGACCTTATTTGTTTGAGTACCACAAAAACATGGTTTCTATGTGGGCTGTAAAGAACCAAAGTTCCCTCCTTGTGCTTGGTTGAGATAGATCTTTGGTGAGGAAATGTGTAGAGCATCTTATTCCCACAGGTGTTTAATACCACtccttctaaaaaaaaaaaaaaaggttaaaaaaatctaaataataaaacatatatatatacaccatTTCTATATGAAACGACAGTTGTGGCTCTACAGTGCATCCTGATATTGACAAATGACACTGCAACACCTGCAGGCACCGCACCTTTGAATACAAAGGAAACATACGCCACCTGGTTGTCTCAGGTGAAATAGTCCCAAGGTGTCTGCCTGCTCACATTTCACAAGTGAAAAAGTTTTTCCATTAAACATTATGATTGTTTAAAAGTTTCTTATATGCTCTTGGTACAAGTGTTATTCACAGTTTTAATATAGGCAATAGATAAACCGCACTTAATGTTTTGTGATGCTCCAAatcttttaaaatcatttaactccGCCCACTTGGGTTGGTCCTGAGGTGAGCCGGCTATAAACAGCTGCTCTCGCAGTTGTAGGTGAGACTGACTTCAGCACTCTGGCAGGTATGACAGCTAAACAGAATTTCTTCGGATTCAATTCAAAGCACTCCGCGTCTTGACGAAAACAAACCGGACTTTACGCAGCAAGCAAATTGGATAGGTAATATAAAGCGGAAAATACTTCCAAGACAATGAAGTTAGAGGTGTTGTGTGGAAGCCACTATAACACGAAGCATTTGGAGATATCCAAGGATGCAGAGGGGAGTGGGTGCTCTCCCCTTTCTGTCGAGGAGGAGCTGGGCTCGGATGGAGACTGCGTTGCGCACAGTCCTGCACCTGTTACTCCCTGCAACAGCGGCAAATCCAAACCGTACACTCGGAGATCCAAACCCCCATTCTCGTACATCGCCCTCATCGCCATGGCTATCCGGGACTCCCCCGCTGGAAGTCTGACTCTGGCCGAAATAAACGACTATCTGATGAAAAGATTTCCCTTCTTCAGAGGCAGCTACACCGGCTGGAGGAACTCGGTTCGACACAACCTGTCCCTGAATGACTGCTTCCTCAAAGTGCTCCGTGACCCGTCCAGACCTTGGGGAAAGGATAATTATTGGATGCTCAATCCCCACAGCGAGTACACCTTTGCTGATGGGGTGTTCCGGCGCAGAAGAAAGCgcattgataaaaaaataaacagagagcCAGAGGTGTCAGCAGAGGAGCCGCAGAGCATTCAGCAGACTGCATCCGCCACCAAGACTGATTCACGCGTCAAATTTACAAGTTCCTTTGCAATAGACAGCATCCTCAGCAAACCGTTCAAGAGAGACTCAAACACGGGATATTTACCTCACCCCCCTGCCCCCACCTGGCCGCGCTACACTGGACTAATGTTGTCTCATTTAAATACACCTGCCTCGTTTTCATACGTCAAGTCAGCCTGCTACATGCACTCCTTTTCTGCGCATGTGCCAAACGGCTGTGAGTGCATACTGGCTTCACAGAGAGTTTTGcaaaatcagaaataaataaaaagcatcatTGTGGACTGATGATGCACAAAGGATGGTTAACATATGACTTTATTGTAATGCCAAGGTGTTACAGAATGTTTGTACTTCTCTAAGCATTATCTGATGTGATGCTTTATACACAATTGTTTGTTATAAATGTTACTGAACTGTTAGAAACACTTTGACTGTTGCgtgtttttctaaaataaaagtatgctctttacaatgaaataaaaatctcaCCGTCTGCTTTTTATATTGAATGTTGTTCATGTGGAGAAAACAAGTTTGAAACACCTGTTACCGGTGCTAAGGCAATACTAGTTTTTTGTTCGTGTGTTCATGTGACTCCACCATGCCAAATTCTTAGAGAGCTCTTAGGAATCTGTTGCGTCTGCACCAGGGCCTGAGGCTACACCACCATCTTCCTATTcgtaaaaatgtaatgcaaatgtCGTTTGCAGTCTAATAGGTTATACTTTGTAGGTAAAAGGTAAGAGAGTTATTCTTAATTGATTAGGTAAGTGACTCCTTAGAAAAACATGAACGtcctataataataataataataataataataataataataataataataataattgtaaaaaatgttatgATTCGAATACAGTCTGTATTCTCTTTCCATAATttataatgcaaaaataaactcCCTATTAGGATTTACTTTTCAGTGTTCATGAAGCTCTCTGTCGGATAGGGGCATCCagtatttatgttttctgtctGGTGCTGCAAATAGCCGTCTCCTCAGTCACCACACATGCGCAGGAAAGGGTTTGTACATTTGGTGCATCCTGAACGAACACAACTTGAATCCACAATAGGAAGAAATGTATTCCAAGTAGGCCTATTCTTCTGAGGCTAGAAAGTAAATTTCCTTGAAACCAGCTGTGCATCCTGGTCGCAGCGGGGCAACACGTTTGATGTTGCTGACAATCTGGGTAGATTGTGTTTAACGTTGCTGTTGTGGGATATTATTCCACGTTTGTGTATTGGTGACTTGCTCATAGCTTCGTGTGAAACTAAACTATAATGCACAAAAGTGGCTGTTACTTAAGCTAGCACAACatgtattcaaatatttaatgcAAGCAAATTCTAAAACTATTTAGAGTCTTTAATCAGTTCATTTCTCCAGGGATGTAATCAAGGCTCCAAGAGGTAAACTGACACTAGCTCGCTGTGTGTGGTTGGCACGCTCTGATGGAAAAAGCATGCTTCCTCTCATGTCAGAGATCTAACCCTGAACAGATCCCAAACAAATGAACACTGCATGAGTCTTTCTCTTATATACCTTAACTAAATAAAACTACTAGccatgtttattgttttttttttaggtataCGATTATCGGTCATGTGGAGCTTTATTCATCAAAGTTTATCAAATTATTGTGCCAAATATTAGTATGACAAATGCATTCAGAGATGTTATGGAAAGTAAGTCGTGGGAGGAGATCTGTCTTACTCCACTGCGCTGTGTCCGGCTTCTAGTCTGGAAACTTGCCAGATGGGGAGGGAGTAATTCCTGGCGATTTCTTGGAGGGATTTCGTGGGATAGAGGGGCAGAGAGAGATTTAAGAATTGATAGGTGGTCGAGTTGTGTTTGGCCGGGTGGATATGCGCAGGCAAAGTCGGGGAGCTTTATTTCCCCTCTCTTATGGGATTATTGCCAGCgatggacagagagaggaagggggaacAGCGGCTGGTGGTTCTTGATTTTCACGGTTATAGACGCGCAGAGCATCGCAAAAGTAAAGTGATcgtttaaatattaaattagaAATCATTTTGCTTATCTAATTAAGTGTTGGATGAACTATGACGACCGAGATCTCCAAGCAACATTTGGATCCATCTGATCTTCGCTCCAGCCCAGGTCTGAATGCAGCTCTTAGCGCGCAGCCAGTGATGGAGAGCGCGCACAATGCATCACCCAAATGGAAAAAGGGAAACTCTGGCATGAGGCGCCCTGAAAAGCCTCCCTACTCATATATCGCGCTCATCGTGATGGCAATTCAAAGTTCACCGACCAAAAGGCTTACTTTGAGTGAAATATATCAGTTCTTGCAGGCCCGCTTCCCCTTCTTCAGGGGATCATACCAGGGATGGAAAAACTCCGTCCGACACAACCTATCTCTGAACGAGTGTTTTATAAAGTTGCCAAAGGGTCTCGGTAGACCTGGTAAAGGGCACTACTGGACCATAGACCCGAGCAGTGAGTTTATGTTCGAGGAGGGCTCGTTTCGTCGCAGACCTCGGGGGTTCCGTAGAAAATGCCAAGCTTTGAAACCAATGTACAGGATGATGAATGGTATCGGGTTTGGTGCGTCCATGCTGCCGCAAAACTTTGATTTCCAGTCACCTTCAGGCTCATTAGCGTGTCATAACGGCTACAACATAGACTTGATGGGTAATACAGTGCCAAGTGGATTCGAAGGACTCGAAAGGGGATATCACGTCCCACAAATGTCATCAGGCTCCGGGTCATCGTACATGGCCGCATGTCAGGTGGCCTCTAATGCGGACTATTGCcccgacagcagcagcagccccttGCAGTCCCCCCAAGCGATGGTATCCACTTTAGACTGTCAGTCTCCGTATGCAAATGCAGCTTCACACTGGAGTTCACCTGGTGTTTCTTCATACATCAAACAGCAGTCGCTGGCATCAAACAGCCCCACTTCTTCTGCTCTGCACACGGGGATGTCATCTTACTCTCTGGATCAAGGCTATCTGCACCATAATGCACGAGATTCCTCTGAAATTGCAGGTAGAGTCTTGTAAAATGGGCATAactatgttttgtatttttgtgattCCTGCATGTGTAAGTCATAAGAATCGAAGGCTAAGATGTATTATGTAATCGCAGTGATGAGTGATCTTTTGCATGCAAAAAAAGTACATCATAATTATTGACAAATCTATAGAAATTACGTTTTgactatttattttctttattaaatgaaaatgtatcaaatgtatTCAGGAAATGCACGTGCGGCTACGTTTATGACTGACGTGCAATTTAGACCATATAGCCCCATTATGCCTATGGGGTTAAATATTAATTTCTTCCAATTTGACTAAATTATTACGCATGCTTTTTTTAGAAGCCACTGTGTTATGTAATGTATAAATAGCAGGCACAGTAACACAATACATGACAATACGAATTTAAAGAAAGGGCCGGcggaaaaaaaatctataaaaaacaacatgctgtCCAAAAATATAATCTCAACaatgaatttaaatattttaggtGCAGGTTAATTTAGGcctttaacatgcttttttttaaaatcataaaacacttattttgttcctttctattattgtttattatgtttattgtcTTCTATTTAGGCTATagcaaaaacacttaaaaaagaaacCTTATTAATGTTCACAGTATGTAACAGATAGCTATATTAATGGTAAATAAACAATGTACTATTGTTTCATTAATCAATTAGACTCTTCTGATAAGAAAATATTTCGGGTTGCCATGTAAAAGTGAAGTGCTATAACGTTTTTTATATTCTTAGTCAATGAGGAAGTCTCTGAAATAGGGCTGCACAGCATCACCTTAATTGATTTTCAATCATAAATGTTTCCACAATTTCTTAGCAATTACAACTGCAAATTTTGATGGATTATTGTAAGCAAAATCTAAACAAATAAAACGGACCCCTATTAATGCATTGAACTGCATACTGGAtgattatttagaaatatatatgtatgcCGTTTTATAGTATTACTtacatttgtgttaaaatactaaaaaaaaaaaaatcatccaaAGGAGTCTTTGCTCCAAAGTTGCTCTTACAAGTGGCTAGTCACTGATCAATTGAGCATTTGTcaattgtgtatatatatttttaaaaaaggccttttagtaaaaaaaagaaaaaaagagtcatAAAATTTGCCAAAAAAACGGCAGATTGTTTGTGTTACAAATAATACAGATAAAATCctgtttaaagaaaacatttgacctcttgtgtcctgtttgttttcagcagGACTGTCCCGATACTCCAGCCACTCAGCTCCTGTGTGTGACAGGAAGGACTTCGTTTTGAACCTCAATGGAATCTCTTCCCTGCACCCCAGCACCAGCGGCTCCTACTACCATCAgcttcatcaccatcaccaaAGTGTCTACCAGGACGTGAAGCCATGCGTCATGTGACAGAACATCTGATACACAACTGTCACAGACTTTTCAGCTAATTTCATCCCATTGCTGGAGTCACTTTGATCGGTGACCCTCGGTTAAAATATCGATTTTATCCCAATTTGAGTCATTCAACCGTATAGTAATGGTTTTGATGAGTCGTTTTGCCACTTTCACAACATGACAGATTGTACATGAACAAG contains these protein-coding regions:
- the foxq1a gene encoding forkhead box protein Q1a — protein: MKLEVLCGSHYNTKHLEISKDAEGSGCSPLSVEEELGSDGDCVAHSPAPVTPCNSGKSKPYTRRSKPPFSYIALIAMAIRDSPAGSLTLAEINDYLMKRFPFFRGSYTGWRNSVRHNLSLNDCFLKVLRDPSRPWGKDNYWMLNPHSEYTFADGVFRRRRKRIDKKINREPEVSAEEPQSIQQTASATKTDSRVKFTSSFAIDSILSKPFKRDSNTGYLPHPPAPTWPRYTGLMLSHLNTPASFSYVKSACYMHSFSAHVPNGCECILASQRVLQNQK
- the foxf2a gene encoding forkhead box protein F2a isoform X1, with the translated sequence MTTEISKQHLDPSDLRSSPGLNAALSAQPVMESAHNASPKWKKGNSGMRRPEKPPYSYIALIVMAIQSSPTKRLTLSEIYQFLQARFPFFRGSYQGWKNSVRHNLSLNECFIKLPKGLGRPGKGHYWTIDPSSEFMFEEGSFRRRPRGFRRKCQALKPMYRMMNGIGFGASMLPQNFDFQSPSGSLACHNGYNIDLMGNTVPSGFEGLERGYHVPQMSSGSGSSYMAACQVASNADYCPDSSSSPLQSPQAMVSTLDCQSPYANAASHWSSPGVSSYIKQQSLASNSPTSSALHTGMSSYSLDQGYLHHNARDSSEIAAGLSRYSSHSAPVCDRKDFVLNLNGISSLHPSTSGSYYHQLHHHHQSVYQDVKPCVM
- the foxf2a gene encoding forkhead box protein F2a isoform X2, whose protein sequence is MTTEISKQHLDPSDLRSSPGLNAALSAQPVMESAHNASPKWKKGNSGMRRPEKPPYSYIALIVMAIQSSPTKRLTLSEIYQFLQARFPFFRGSYQGWKNSVRHNLSLNECFIKLPKGLGRPGKGHYWTIDPSSEFMFEEGSFRRRPRGFRRKCQALKPMYRMMNGIGFGASMLPQNFDFQSPSGSLACHNGYNIDLMGNTVPSGFEGLERGYHVPQMSSGSGSSYMAACQVASNADYCPDSSSSPLQSPQAMVSTLDCQSPYANAASHWSSPGVSSYIKQQSLASNSPTSSALHTGMSSYSLDQGYLHHNARDSSEIAGLSRYSSHSAPVCDRKDFVLNLNGISSLHPSTSGSYYHQLHHHHQSVYQDVKPCVM